The following are encoded together in the Tepidiforma bonchosmolovskayae genome:
- a CDS encoding PilZ domain-containing protein codes for METFNGVASRRRAPRVPADLPCRLLAGGSVIADGALIDISIAGAAVTVRQPVPATETVVLRLETPGGEWHAEIPARLVTVDPDPFGGLIVRLRFERDPEAARALAPLVSALRRRFTARQADLAGERLGPYGRAYAGRRGA; via the coding sequence ATGGAGACCTTCAACGGCGTCGCCTCCCGCCGGCGTGCCCCGCGTGTGCCCGCCGACCTCCCCTGCCGCCTTCTCGCCGGCGGCAGCGTCATTGCCGATGGCGCGCTCATCGATATCTCGATCGCCGGCGCCGCTGTGACCGTCCGCCAGCCGGTCCCCGCCACCGAGACCGTCGTCCTCCGCCTCGAAACGCCCGGCGGCGAATGGCATGCCGAAATCCCTGCCCGTCTCGTGACGGTCGACCCCGACCCCTTCGGCGGGCTCATCGTCCGGCTCCGTTTCGAACGCGACCCGGAAGCCGCCCGCGCACTCGCGCCCCTGGTCTCGGCCCTCCGCCGCCGGTTCACCGCGCGCCAGGCCGACCTCGCCGGGGAGCGGCTTGGGCCGTACGGCCGCGCCTACGCCGGCCGCCGCGGCGCCTGA
- the dapB gene encoding 4-hydroxy-tetrahydrodipicolinate reductase has protein sequence MTELSVVISGTGRMGRQVAAAVLAEPGMTPAAYIDGLAERGAMDGIPVFREAGVGLDEAKPHVVVDFTNAAWTPVIAKAALERGIPLVIGTTGLSADFMAWLEAETKARGVGAVVAANFAISAVLMMHFAKLAAQFFDHAEIIELHHDGKADSPSGTAKATAEGMVAARGRPFVHPEPEVETVAGARGAELGGVAIHAVRLPGLVAHQEVIFGGQGQLLTIRQDSTGRDSFMPGVLLAIREVLGRRELVVGLDRLLGLA, from the coding sequence GTGACTGAGCTTTCGGTGGTGATCAGCGGGACGGGCCGGATGGGCCGGCAGGTTGCGGCAGCGGTGCTCGCGGAGCCGGGCATGACGCCGGCGGCGTACATCGACGGGCTGGCCGAACGGGGGGCGATGGACGGCATCCCGGTGTTCCGGGAGGCCGGAGTCGGGCTGGACGAAGCGAAGCCGCACGTGGTGGTCGACTTTACGAACGCGGCCTGGACTCCGGTGATTGCCAAGGCGGCGCTGGAGCGGGGCATCCCGCTGGTCATCGGGACCACCGGGCTGAGCGCCGATTTCATGGCGTGGCTTGAGGCGGAAACGAAGGCGCGCGGCGTGGGCGCCGTGGTTGCGGCGAACTTCGCGATCAGCGCGGTGCTGATGATGCACTTCGCGAAGCTGGCGGCGCAGTTCTTCGACCACGCGGAGATCATCGAGCTGCACCACGACGGGAAGGCGGACAGCCCTTCGGGAACGGCGAAGGCGACGGCGGAGGGGATGGTGGCGGCGCGGGGGCGGCCGTTCGTGCACCCGGAGCCGGAGGTGGAGACGGTGGCGGGCGCGCGCGGGGCGGAGCTGGGCGGGGTGGCGATCCACGCGGTGCGGCTGCCGGGGCTGGTCGCGCACCAGGAGGTGATCTTCGGCGGCCAGGGGCAGCTGCTGACGATCCGGCAGGACAGCACCGGCAGGGATTCGTTCATGCCGGGCGTGCTGCTCGCAATCCGCGAGGTGCTCGGGCGGCGTGAGCTGGTGGTCGGGCTCGACCGGCTGCTCGGGCTGGCGTAG
- a CDS encoding fatty acid--CoA ligase, with translation MTTDIDIACLADITRTHAAARPNAVALVYQGRETTYRELDERASRVANGLIAAGLGPQARVAYLDKNSDRFFEVLFGAAKANQVMVAVNWRLAPPEVAYIINDAMAEALFVGQEFFPVIEKILPELRTVKTVIAIDAPHEGWQYYPEWRDARSAEDPRVPTGEDDVAIQMYTSGTTGHPKGAQLTNGNFFALLPGAVRSWGPRWSDNDVNLVVMPLFHIAGSGWGIVGLYAGAKDIVLRDVVPAEILKVIPEYRVTRAIFVPAVLLFLLQTPGVQETDFSSLQFIAYGASPIPLDLLRNAVATFKCQFAQLYGLTETTGAVTYLPPEDHDPNGNPRMRSCGKPLPGVELRIVDPEGRDLPVGEVGEIICRSKQVMKGYWNLPEETAKAIRDGWFYTGDAGYMDADGYVYIYDRVKDMIVSGGENVYPAEVESALFGHPAVADVAVIGVPDDKWGEAVKAIVVKKPGMEVTPEELIAFARERIAGYKVPKSIDFAEALPRNPSGKILKRELRAPYWAGRERQVN, from the coding sequence GTGACCACCGACATCGATATCGCCTGCCTCGCCGATATCACCCGCACCCACGCCGCCGCGCGCCCCAACGCCGTCGCCCTCGTCTACCAGGGCCGCGAAACCACCTACCGCGAACTCGACGAGCGCGCCAGCCGCGTCGCCAACGGCCTCATCGCCGCGGGCCTCGGCCCCCAGGCCCGCGTGGCCTACCTCGATAAGAACTCCGACCGCTTCTTCGAAGTCCTCTTCGGCGCCGCCAAGGCGAACCAGGTCATGGTCGCCGTCAACTGGCGCCTCGCGCCGCCCGAAGTTGCCTACATTATTAATGACGCCATGGCCGAAGCCCTCTTCGTCGGCCAGGAGTTCTTCCCCGTCATCGAAAAGATCCTCCCCGAACTGCGGACCGTTAAAACCGTCATCGCCATCGATGCCCCGCACGAGGGCTGGCAGTACTACCCCGAATGGCGCGATGCCCGGTCCGCCGAAGACCCGCGCGTCCCCACCGGCGAAGACGACGTCGCCATCCAGATGTACACCAGCGGCACCACCGGCCACCCCAAGGGCGCCCAGCTCACCAACGGCAACTTCTTCGCCCTCCTCCCCGGCGCTGTCCGCAGCTGGGGGCCCCGCTGGTCCGACAACGATGTCAACCTTGTCGTCATGCCCCTCTTCCACATCGCCGGCAGCGGCTGGGGCATCGTCGGCCTCTACGCCGGCGCGAAGGACATCGTCCTCCGCGACGTCGTCCCCGCCGAAATCCTGAAGGTCATCCCCGAGTACCGCGTCACCCGCGCCATCTTCGTCCCCGCGGTCCTCCTCTTCCTCCTGCAGACGCCCGGCGTCCAGGAAACCGACTTCTCCAGCCTCCAGTTCATCGCCTACGGCGCCTCGCCCATCCCGCTCGACCTCCTGCGCAACGCCGTCGCCACCTTCAAGTGCCAGTTCGCCCAGCTCTACGGCCTCACCGAAACCACCGGCGCCGTCACCTACCTCCCGCCCGAAGACCACGACCCCAACGGCAACCCCCGCATGCGCTCCTGCGGAAAGCCGCTCCCCGGCGTCGAACTCCGCATCGTCGACCCCGAAGGCCGCGACCTCCCCGTCGGCGAGGTCGGCGAAATCATCTGCCGCTCGAAGCAGGTGATGAAGGGGTACTGGAACCTCCCGGAGGAGACCGCCAAAGCCATCCGCGACGGCTGGTTCTACACCGGCGACGCCGGCTACATGGACGCCGACGGCTACGTCTACATCTACGACCGCGTCAAAGACATGATCGTCTCCGGCGGCGAAAACGTGTACCCGGCTGAGGTCGAGTCCGCCCTCTTCGGCCACCCCGCAGTCGCCGACGTCGCAGTCATCGGCGTCCCCGACGACAAATGGGGCGAAGCCGTCAAGGCGATCGTCGTCAAGAAGCCCGGGATGGAGGTCACGCCCGAGGAGCTGATCGCCTTCGCCCGCGAACGGATCGCCGGCTACAAGGTGCCGAAGTCGATCGACTTCGCTGAAGCGCTCCCGCGCAACCCCTCCGGCAAGATCCTCAAGCGCGAACTCCGCGCACCCTACTGGGCCGGCCGCGAGCGCCAGGTCAACTGA
- a CDS encoding alpha/beta fold hydrolase: protein MNEGMRTDAPRAFRVPGDGVELQAYEWAGEEPAVFFAHATGFHARCWDQVIRRLPGVRAIAVDMRGHGLSDKPEPPYRWSHFGRDVAAAVRALGLRGALAVGHSKGGHAVTRAAALEPGAFGALLLVDPVIGPRGFRREMGEDEHFAARRRNAWSSPEEMFERFRGREPFSRWDPEVLRDYCTYGLVPNPEGEGCVLACPPRIEAAVYAGAYSDPEGDDVYDALARVTVPVRVLRARQRAADAPMDMSGSPTAPDLARHFARGEDVPVPQYSHFIPMEDPGFVAGQVREMLALLTGAAK from the coding sequence AGGAGCCGGCGGTGTTCTTCGCGCACGCGACGGGCTTCCATGCGCGGTGCTGGGACCAGGTGATCCGGCGGCTGCCGGGCGTCCGGGCGATCGCCGTCGACATGCGGGGCCATGGGCTGAGCGACAAACCGGAGCCGCCCTACCGGTGGTCGCACTTCGGCCGCGACGTGGCGGCGGCGGTCCGGGCGCTGGGGCTGCGCGGCGCACTGGCGGTCGGCCATTCGAAGGGCGGGCACGCGGTGACGCGGGCGGCGGCGCTGGAGCCGGGCGCGTTCGGGGCGCTGCTGCTGGTGGACCCGGTCATCGGACCGCGCGGCTTCCGGCGGGAGATGGGCGAGGACGAGCACTTCGCCGCCCGGCGCCGGAACGCGTGGAGTTCGCCGGAGGAGATGTTCGAGCGGTTCCGGGGACGGGAGCCGTTCTCGCGGTGGGACCCGGAGGTGCTGCGCGACTACTGCACGTACGGGCTGGTGCCCAACCCGGAGGGGGAGGGCTGCGTGCTGGCGTGTCCGCCGCGGATCGAGGCGGCGGTTTACGCGGGCGCCTATTCGGACCCGGAGGGCGACGACGTCTACGACGCGCTTGCGCGGGTGACGGTGCCGGTGCGGGTGCTGCGGGCGCGGCAGCGTGCGGCGGATGCGCCGATGGACATGAGCGGCTCGCCGACGGCGCCGGACCTCGCGCGGCATTTCGCCCGCGGGGAGGACGTGCCGGTGCCGCAGTATTCGCACTTCATCCCGATGGAGGACCCGGGCTTCGTGGCGGGGCAGGTGCGGGAGATGCTGGCGCTGCTCACGGGGGCGGCGAAATGA
- a CDS encoding MSCRAMM family protein, producing the protein MRSTVRICRSLTRPAALVGMVLLALAAFGATARAVVLDGSDAAQVQSQQATLVVCKQVEGVERLESEAKFAIKVGSNNFWPVITTPGPNGAVCEKFTFDTPTKVLIYEEPQAPWTALFTYQPRGGGASLPVPLPAGGAVLFLYPGTCALEELKEPSPGAGNAPDCTVTIINRTGSAAQLDAFSLTKTPVIPVVDDPADIAFDIVLSSSYRLRTPDSLHINFYDPGVSVIDGPHAVKASCGTPPMPWFEYGLASFALRNDECKSFSADVNGLEIRFRVRPKQLPQRTCEDQVISNTAMVHLLAETMPYSTFPKVDVKLQDSASVILKGDPARCPVTIRVHKTLNVVGFTSDGPGWQFTLEGCGVGPLTGTTGADGVVEFPDLPPAVGCSYTITETLQPGWTPQFVTQTVQPQQGGETVTVDFLNIRDFNPPCVDPADPRCAPPPPPPTPPPPARPAGNPCPARDARSARAD; encoded by the coding sequence GTGCGCTCCACGGTCAGAATTTGTCGTTCGCTCACCCGGCCCGCAGCCCTCGTCGGCATGGTGCTCCTTGCCCTTGCGGCGTTCGGCGCTACGGCCCGCGCCGTCGTCCTCGACGGTTCCGATGCAGCCCAGGTCCAGTCGCAGCAGGCCACGCTCGTCGTCTGCAAGCAGGTCGAAGGCGTCGAACGCCTTGAGTCCGAGGCGAAGTTCGCCATCAAGGTCGGCAGCAACAACTTCTGGCCGGTCATCACAACGCCCGGTCCCAATGGCGCTGTCTGCGAGAAGTTCACCTTCGACACGCCGACGAAGGTACTCATCTATGAAGAACCCCAGGCCCCCTGGACCGCCTTATTCACCTACCAGCCGCGCGGCGGCGGCGCCTCTTTGCCCGTGCCGCTCCCGGCCGGCGGCGCCGTCCTTTTCCTCTACCCCGGAACGTGTGCGCTCGAAGAACTCAAGGAGCCGAGTCCTGGCGCAGGCAATGCCCCCGACTGTACGGTCACGATCATCAACCGCACCGGCAGCGCCGCCCAGCTCGACGCCTTCTCGCTGACCAAGACGCCGGTCATCCCCGTCGTCGATGACCCGGCCGACATCGCCTTCGATATCGTCCTCTCCAGCAGCTACCGGCTCCGCACGCCCGACTCGCTCCACATCAACTTCTACGACCCCGGCGTGTCCGTCATCGATGGCCCGCACGCCGTTAAGGCCAGCTGCGGTACGCCCCCAATGCCCTGGTTCGAATACGGCCTCGCGTCGTTCGCCCTGCGCAACGACGAATGCAAGTCCTTCTCTGCCGACGTCAACGGCCTCGAAATCCGGTTCCGCGTCCGCCCGAAGCAGCTCCCGCAGCGCACCTGCGAGGACCAGGTCATCTCCAACACTGCCATGGTGCACCTCCTCGCCGAGACGATGCCGTACTCGACGTTCCCGAAGGTCGACGTCAAACTCCAGGACTCGGCCTCCGTCATCCTCAAGGGCGACCCGGCGCGCTGCCCCGTCACCATCCGCGTCCATAAGACCCTGAACGTCGTCGGCTTCACCTCCGACGGCCCGGGCTGGCAGTTCACGCTCGAAGGCTGCGGCGTGGGTCCGCTGACGGGGACAACCGGCGCGGACGGCGTCGTCGAATTCCCGGACCTGCCGCCAGCGGTCGGCTGCAGCTACACCATCACCGAGACGCTCCAGCCCGGCTGGACGCCGCAGTTCGTGACGCAGACGGTCCAGCCGCAGCAGGGCGGCGAGACGGTGACGGTGGACTTCCTGAACATCCGCGACTTCAACCCGCCGTGCGTCGACCCCGCCGACCCGCGCTGCGCGCCCCCGCCGCCGCCTCCCACCCCCCCCCCCCCCGCCCGCCCCGCCGGCAACCCCTGCCCCGCCCGCGACGCCCGCTCCGCCCGCGCCGATTGA